Proteins encoded together in one Micromonospora kangleipakensis window:
- a CDS encoding nucleoside deaminase translates to MVGEGTSSVVDLRDPTAHAEVMVLRHAGRNLGRHLFEDGIMYASSEPCPMCLMACYWARIPRLIFGASSHDVATHGFEDLQFYREVALPAERRSLREEVADGALRDQAVDVLRKWADMLPSSVEPKF, encoded by the coding sequence ATCGTCGGTGAAGGCACCAGCAGCGTTGTCGACCTGCGGGACCCGACCGCACACGCCGAGGTCATGGTCCTGCGCCACGCTGGCAGAAACCTAGGGCGGCACCTGTTCGAAGACGGAATCATGTACGCCAGTAGCGAGCCCTGTCCCATGTGCCTCATGGCCTGCTACTGGGCACGCATCCCCCGACTGATCTTCGGAGCCAGCAGCCACGACGTAGCCACCCACGGCTTCGAAGACCTTCAGTTCTACCGCGAGGTCGCCCTGCCGGCCGAGCGCCGGTCGCTGCGCGAAGAGGTTGCCGACGGAGCACTCCGGGACCAGGCCGTCGACGTGCTACGCAAGTGGGCCGACATGCTGCCCTCATCGGTCGAGCCCAAGTTCTGA
- a CDS encoding site-specific integrase — translation MGVGDSAAHRVERAGHLVPEFGNRLVRSITQTDVLLWLAQRLGAGVPQSSLRLYFELFDAIMGAAVTDKVIPDNPCDGIKLSQVFRGLSRAPKWVPEESDVLRLFDAVPDRYHGLLWLGAGAGLRISEALGLEHGPRCLDADHEELHIVQQLRYAPQEYQGGFYLSTPKGGSAGTVDLDPMVASALRRHLQEYPPTEVEMIDVTSGNPVRRRAPLLFTTTHKNPFTDRTWSAEWVKWREKAGWPKSMAASTPCGTSSPRR, via the coding sequence ATGGGCGTTGGAGACTCGGCGGCGCATCGAGTCGAACGTGCGGGGCACCTAGTCCCGGAGTTCGGCAACCGGCTCGTCCGCTCGATCACCCAGACCGATGTGCTGCTGTGGCTGGCGCAACGTCTCGGCGCGGGTGTGCCCCAGTCCAGCCTGCGTCTGTACTTCGAGCTATTCGACGCGATCATGGGAGCGGCAGTCACGGACAAGGTGATCCCGGACAACCCGTGTGATGGGATCAAGCTGTCGCAGGTGTTCCGGGGGCTCAGCCGCGCGCCGAAGTGGGTGCCCGAGGAGAGCGACGTGCTCCGCCTGTTCGATGCGGTGCCCGACCGCTATCACGGGCTGCTGTGGCTCGGCGCGGGCGCGGGTCTGCGGATCAGTGAGGCGCTCGGTCTTGAGCACGGACCGCGCTGCCTGGACGCGGACCATGAGGAGCTACACATCGTCCAGCAGTTGCGGTACGCGCCGCAGGAGTACCAGGGCGGCTTCTACCTCAGTACGCCTAAGGGCGGCTCGGCCGGCACGGTCGACCTGGACCCGATGGTCGCTTCCGCGCTGCGCCGCCACCTCCAGGAGTACCCACCGACCGAGGTCGAAATGATCGACGTAACCTCGGGCAATCCGGTGCGCCGTCGCGCCCCGCTGCTGTTCACCACCACCCACAAGAACCCGTTCACCGACCGCACATGGTCGGCCGAATGGGTCAAGTGGCGGGAGAAAGCAGGCTGGCCCAAGAGCATGGCGGCTTCCACGCCCTGCGGCACTTCTTCGCCACGACGCTGA
- a CDS encoding DUF3566 domain-containing protein — protein sequence MTETQAKSGNTGTSANPVDEEAAKGGAPATGRAAVGRATVPADAPAPKFTRAPGMTPPPETPSEDSGASDKTEKAKVDAPTSADGLAAPAAPAAKPASTQPIAAARPSTGATGTQPRVASGIGTATRPSPDGARPGTPNRPANGGGLPPGISGAAAVGAARVGEAVRAARTSVSSAASRGPRRARLNLKRIDPWSVMKFAFAVSVVLFIVVVVATSVLYLALDAMGVFKSVNDSLTDLVAAGGQGGGGFQITARGVILSSALIGLVNVVLFTALATLGAFVYNVCADLVGGIELTLAERD from the coding sequence ATGACGGAGACACAGGCGAAGTCGGGGAACACGGGGACCTCGGCCAACCCGGTCGACGAGGAGGCCGCCAAGGGCGGCGCACCAGCGACCGGCCGCGCGGCCGTGGGCCGGGCCACCGTCCCCGCCGACGCGCCTGCCCCGAAATTCACCCGGGCCCCCGGTATGACACCGCCGCCGGAGACGCCCTCGGAGGACTCGGGGGCGAGCGACAAGACTGAGAAGGCCAAGGTCGACGCGCCGACCTCCGCCGACGGCCTGGCCGCACCGGCGGCCCCCGCGGCGAAGCCGGCCTCGACACAGCCGATCGCGGCGGCCCGGCCGTCGACCGGGGCCACCGGCACCCAGCCGCGGGTCGCGTCCGGCATCGGCACCGCCACCAGGCCGTCCCCGGACGGCGCCCGCCCGGGCACGCCCAACCGTCCGGCCAACGGCGGCGGCCTGCCGCCGGGCATCAGCGGCGCGGCGGCCGTCGGCGCCGCGCGCGTGGGTGAGGCGGTACGGGCCGCGCGTACCTCGGTCAGCTCGGCCGCGTCCCGCGGACCGCGCCGGGCCCGGCTGAACCTCAAGCGGATCGACCCGTGGTCCGTGATGAAGTTCGCGTTCGCCGTGTCGGTGGTGCTGTTCATCGTGGTGGTCGTCGCCACCTCGGTGCTCTACCTGGCCCTGGACGCGATGGGCGTGTTCAAGAGCGTCAACGACAGCCTGACCGACCTGGTCGCCGCCGGCGGCCAGGGCGGCGGTGGCTTCCAGATCACCGCCAGGGGTGTGATCCTCAGCTCGGCGCTGATCGGCCTGGTGAACGTCGTGCTGTTCACCGCGCTCGCCACCCTCGGCGCGTTCGTCTACAACGTCTGCGCCGACCTGGTCGGCGGGATCGAGCTGACGCTCGCCGAGCGGGACTGA
- the lepB gene encoding signal peptidase I, producing the protein MRRLMVLLLVMAVAGCGDGDATETGATEQFTQGGVSMEPTVKAGQVVTARTVTGTYEPRRGDVVLIRSPGGLWGDRKAPLLKRVVAVGGETIACCDTSGKVTVDGKPLAEPYVAEDASLDEPPNPNYCGPRRFAAVTVPADSVFVMGDSRARSNDSRCAGPVPVSSVFAVMVD; encoded by the coding sequence ATGCGCAGACTGATGGTGCTCCTTCTCGTGATGGCTGTTGCCGGCTGCGGCGACGGTGACGCGACCGAGACGGGAGCCACCGAACAGTTCACCCAGGGCGGCGTCAGTATGGAGCCGACGGTCAAGGCCGGCCAGGTTGTCACCGCACGGACAGTAACCGGCACGTATGAGCCACGGCGCGGCGATGTCGTCCTGATCCGTTCCCCCGGCGGTCTCTGGGGTGACCGTAAGGCGCCGCTGCTCAAACGCGTCGTCGCGGTCGGCGGCGAAACCATCGCCTGCTGCGATACCTCGGGCAAGGTGACGGTCGACGGTAAGCCGCTGGCCGAGCCGTATGTGGCTGAGGACGCGTCGCTCGACGAGCCGCCGAACCCGAACTACTGCGGGCCGCGCCGGTTCGCCGCGGTTACCGTGCCGGCCGACTCCGTCTTCGTCATGGGCGATAGCCGCGCCCGGTCGAACGACTCCCGGTGTGCCGGGCCGGTGCCGGTGTCGTCGGTCTTCGCCGTAATGGTCGACTGA
- a CDS encoding tyrosine-type recombinase/integrase, with amino-acid sequence MMKTSAGTWRDLTEAVRQEATDRTWSREWADWRDAAGWPKEHGTFHALRHFFATTLITNHAEPQDVQRMLRHKTARITLET; translated from the coding sequence ATGATGAAGACCTCGGCTGGTACGTGGCGAGACCTCACGGAGGCGGTCCGGCAGGAGGCCACCGACCGGACCTGGTCTCGGGAATGGGCCGACTGGCGCGACGCCGCCGGTTGGCCGAAGGAGCACGGCACGTTCCACGCCCTGCGGCACTTCTTCGCCACGACCCTGATCACCAACCACGCCGAGCCGCAAGACGTGCAGCGCATGCTCCGGCACAAGACGGCGCGGATCACGCTGGAGACGTAA
- a CDS encoding tyrosine-type recombinase/integrase, producing MVGRMGQVAGESRLAQEHGGFHALRHFFATTLITNHVDPKEVQRALRHSTLQITLETYVHFWPRRERRRGVVGDVLRAAAGHQDHR from the coding sequence ATGGTCGGCCGAATGGGTCAAGTGGCGGGAGAAAGCAGGCTGGCCCAAGAGCATGGCGGCTTCCACGCCCTGCGGCACTTCTTCGCCACGACGCTGATCACCAACCACGTGGACCCGAAGGAAGTCCAAAGGGCACTGCGGCACAGCACTCTGCAAATCACCCTGGAGACATACGTCCACTTCTGGCCACGCCGAGAGCGTCGGCGCGGTGTCGTGGGTGACGTGCTGCGGGCCGCCGCTGGTCACCAGGACCATCGGTAA
- a CDS encoding DLW-39 family protein: MFKKLLILVGVVGVAAVVAKKVKASNDERALWHEATTAPDLR; this comes from the coding sequence ATGTTCAAGAAGCTTCTGATCCTGGTCGGCGTCGTCGGCGTGGCCGCCGTCGTGGCCAAGAAGGTCAAGGCCTCGAACGACGAGCGCGCCCTGTGGCACGAGGCGACCACCGCGCCCGACCTGCGCTGA
- the gyrA gene encoding DNA gyrase subunit A, whose product MTDTPESTPSEPEIPETAAAVVAHDRIEPVGLEVEMQRSYLDYAMSVIVGRALPDVRDGLKPVHRKILYAMFDSGYRPDRGYVKCSRVVGDVMGQFHPHGDSAIYDALVRMAQPWSLRYPLVDGNGNFGSPGNDPAAAMRYTECKLDPLAMEMLRDIDEDTVDLQDNYDGRAKEPTILPSRIPNLLVNGSEGIAVGMATKIPPHNLREIGAAVQWCLEHPEADEATTLEALLEIVKGPDFPTHGLIVGQTAIQDAYRTGRGSIRMRAVVEVEEDKRGRPCLVVSELPYQVNPDNLAERIAELIKEGKLAGIADIRDESSGRTGMRIVLVLKRDAVAKVVLNNLYKHTQLQETFGANMLALVDGVPRTLNLAQFLRYYVEHQIDVIRRRTAFRLRKAEERAHILRGLAKALDALDEVIALIRRSPTVDDARQGLIRLLEIDEIQATAILDMQLRRLAALERQRILDDLAKLEIEIADLKDILAKPERQRKIVSDELGEIVAKWGDERRTKIVPFEGEVSMEDLIAREDVVVTITRTGYAKRTKADLYRSQRRGGKGVSGATLRQDDIVSHFFVCSTHDWILFFTNKGRVYRAKAYELPEASRVAKGQHVANLLAFQPDEQIAQIIEIPNYQVAPYLVLATKNGLVKKTRLEEFDSPRSGGIIAINLRDEDELVGAALVGPEDDLLLVSKNAQAIRFNASDEALRPMGRATSGVIGMRFSEDDVLLAMEVVREGLDVLVATNGGYAKRTPIEEYPVQGRGGKGVLTAKITERRGGLVGAVVIDPDDELFAITSNGGVIRTPVKPVRRTRDRNTMGVKLMDLPDGVTIVAIARNADEPDEQD is encoded by the coding sequence GTGACCGATACTCCCGAGTCCACCCCGAGCGAGCCGGAGATCCCGGAGACAGCCGCCGCCGTCGTGGCGCACGACCGGATCGAGCCGGTCGGCCTCGAGGTCGAGATGCAGCGCTCGTACCTCGACTACGCGATGAGCGTCATCGTGGGGCGGGCCCTGCCGGACGTCCGGGACGGGCTCAAGCCGGTCCACCGCAAGATCCTCTACGCCATGTTCGACTCCGGCTACCGGCCGGACCGTGGCTACGTGAAGTGCTCCCGCGTCGTCGGTGACGTGATGGGTCAGTTCCATCCGCACGGCGACTCGGCGATCTACGACGCGCTGGTCCGGATGGCGCAGCCCTGGTCCCTGCGGTACCCGCTGGTCGACGGCAACGGCAACTTCGGCTCGCCGGGCAACGACCCGGCCGCCGCCATGCGGTACACCGAGTGCAAGCTCGACCCGCTGGCGATGGAGATGCTGCGGGACATCGACGAGGACACCGTCGACCTGCAGGACAACTACGACGGCCGGGCCAAGGAGCCCACCATCCTGCCGTCGCGGATCCCGAACCTGCTGGTGAACGGCTCCGAGGGCATCGCGGTCGGCATGGCCACCAAGATCCCGCCGCACAACCTGCGCGAGATCGGCGCGGCGGTGCAGTGGTGCCTGGAGCACCCGGAGGCCGACGAGGCGACCACCCTCGAGGCGCTGCTGGAGATCGTCAAGGGCCCCGACTTCCCCACCCACGGCCTGATCGTCGGCCAGACCGCCATCCAGGACGCGTACCGGACCGGGCGCGGCTCGATCCGGATGCGCGCCGTGGTGGAGGTCGAGGAGGACAAGCGCGGCCGTCCCTGCCTGGTGGTCAGCGAGCTGCCCTACCAGGTCAACCCGGACAACCTGGCCGAGCGGATCGCCGAGCTGATCAAGGAGGGCAAGCTCGCCGGCATCGCCGACATCCGGGACGAGTCCTCCGGGCGTACCGGCATGCGGATCGTGCTCGTGCTCAAGCGCGACGCGGTCGCCAAGGTGGTGCTGAACAACCTCTACAAGCACACCCAGCTCCAGGAGACCTTCGGCGCCAACATGCTGGCCCTGGTCGACGGGGTGCCGCGCACGCTCAACCTGGCCCAGTTCCTCCGCTACTACGTCGAGCACCAGATCGACGTGATCCGCCGGCGGACCGCGTTCCGGCTGCGCAAGGCCGAGGAGCGGGCGCACATCCTGCGCGGCCTGGCCAAGGCCCTGGACGCCCTCGACGAGGTGATCGCCCTGATCCGGCGTTCGCCCACCGTCGACGACGCCCGGCAGGGCCTGATCCGGCTGCTGGAGATCGACGAGATCCAGGCGACCGCGATCCTGGACATGCAGCTGCGCCGCCTGGCCGCGCTGGAGCGGCAGCGGATCCTCGACGACCTGGCCAAGCTCGAGATCGAGATCGCCGACCTCAAGGACATCCTCGCCAAGCCGGAGCGGCAGCGGAAGATCGTCTCCGACGAGCTGGGCGAGATCGTCGCGAAGTGGGGCGACGAGCGGCGCACGAAGATCGTGCCGTTCGAGGGCGAGGTCTCGATGGAGGACCTGATCGCCCGCGAGGACGTGGTCGTCACGATCACCCGCACCGGGTACGCCAAGCGCACCAAGGCCGACCTCTACCGCTCCCAGCGCCGCGGCGGCAAGGGTGTCAGCGGCGCGACGCTGCGGCAGGACGACATCGTCAGCCACTTCTTCGTATGCTCCACCCACGACTGGATCCTGTTCTTCACGAACAAGGGCCGCGTCTACCGGGCCAAGGCGTACGAGCTTCCCGAAGCCAGTAGGGTGGCCAAGGGCCAGCACGTGGCCAACCTGCTCGCCTTCCAACCGGACGAGCAGATCGCGCAGATCATCGAAATCCCGAACTACCAGGTGGCTCCCTACCTGGTACTGGCCACGAAGAACGGCCTGGTGAAGAAGACGCGGCTCGAGGAGTTCGACTCCCCCCGTTCCGGCGGCATCATCGCGATCAACCTGCGCGATGAGGACGAGCTGGTCGGTGCTGCCCTGGTCGGGCCGGAGGACGACCTGCTGCTGGTCTCCAAGAACGCGCAGGCGATCCGGTTCAACGCCAGCGACGAGGCGCTGCGGCCGATGGGCCGGGCCACCTCGGGCGTGATCGGGATGCGGTTCAGCGAGGACGACGTCCTGCTGGCCATGGAGGTTGTCCGCGAGGGCCTGGACGTGCTGGTCGCGACGAACGGGGGATACGCGAAACGTACCCCGATCGAGGAATACCCGGTCCAGGGCCGGGGAGGTAAGGGCGTGCTGACTGCGAAGATCACCGAACGACGCGGTGGTCTGGTCGGTGCGGTGGTGATCGACCCGGACGACGAGCTGTTCGCGATCACCAGCAACGGTGGCGTGATCCGGACTCCGGTGAAGCCTGTACGCCGTACGCGTGACCGGAACACAATGGGGGTCAAGCTGATGGACCTCCCGGACGGCGTGACTATCGTGGCGATTGCTCGCAATGCCGACGAGCCTGACGAACAGGACTAG